Proteins encoded by one window of Microplitis demolitor isolate Queensland-Clemson2020A chromosome 6, iyMicDemo2.1a, whole genome shotgun sequence:
- the LOC103574050 gene encoding uncharacterized protein LOC103574050, producing the protein MNYCFNLHKIKIIIFIIINAINILSVTSKLREIKNEDPRQWSQGSFTEFNNVFDILIDDKYLSNDTDPHKCNASNAVIKNVASDPNYWNACPGIIRSCWINEEPTDVDEPVFKQCFCLCEHNKDFTGAINTSVNKNVSYVFNLPRPKLLDSICFDPIVLEDNFVVTGVRFRQYDNRLHLEVQQGVLANGRVDPITVDWNTVETCTDSRKILYDFSGALFKSIKLVLEDIPLPENFVVTGVTFGESLIGRSVNYDGNFDSDTLSITQMSHCTSSTTSVLKNYKILRPSTSASQNNQELSQSCKHHIEFHTTSFEINYEQHIVPSVDLQELVTDPPMPISGIGWYYRGYPNCGGYLALKILKA; encoded by the exons TgcgtgaaattaaaaatgaagacCCACGTCAATGGAGCCAag gTTCATTCACTGAGTTCAATAACGTATTCGATATTTTAATTGACGATAAGTATTTAAGCAATGATACAGATCCTCATAAATGTAATGCCAGTAatgcagtaattaaaaatgtggCATCTGATCCGAATTACTGGAATGCATGTCCTGGAATAATTCGCAGCTGCTGGATAAAT gAAGAACCTACTGATGTGGACGAGCCCGTTTTTAAACAGTGTTTTTGTTTATGTGAACATAATAAAGACTTTACGGGTGCTATAAATACTTCTGTAAATAAAAACGTTTCCTATGTTTTCAATCTTCCTCGGCCTAAATTACTAGACTCCATTTGCTTTGATCCAATTGTATTAGAAGATAATTT tgTCGTGACTGGTGTTAGATTCCGGCAATATGATAACAGATTACATCTTGAAGTTCAACAAGGAGTACTTGCAAATGGGAGAGTTGACCCAATCACAGTTGATTGGAACACTGTGGAGACATGCACtgattcaagaaaaatacTTTATGATTTCAGCGGTGCTTtgttcaaaagcattaaactTGTATTAGAAGACATTCCTCTACCCGAAAATTTTGTTGTCACAG GTGTAACATTTGGCGAATCATTGATTGGTCGATCCGTTAATTACGACGGTAATTTCGACAGCGATACATTAAGCATAACTCAAATGAGCCATTGTACTAGCag TACTACAAGcgtattgaaaaattacaagattCTACGGCCATCTACATCTGCATCACAAAATAATCAAGAACTGAGTCAGTCATGCAAACATCACATTGAATTCCATACAACTTCTTTTGAAATTAACTATGAGCAACATATTGTCCCGTCTGTTGATTTACAAGAACTAGTTACAGATCCACCAATGCCTATCAGTGGAATCGGATGGTATTATCGTGGATATCCAAACTGCGGAGGATATTtagctttgaaaattttaaaagcttaa